The following are from one region of the Cumulibacter manganitolerans genome:
- a CDS encoding amino acid ABC transporter ATP-binding protein translates to MTHANDPVAAGSAADDPARPADRAAGTAPSTTPAAADGRPLVEIQGVNKWYGDLHVLKDINLDIRKGEVVVILGPSGSGKSTLCRCINRLETIQEGSIKIDGVPLPEEGKELAKLRAEVGMVFQSFNLFAHKSIKENVTLGPLKVLKKSKKDADSEAMKLLDRVGIANQAEKMPAQLSGGQQQRVAIARSLAMRPKVMLFDEPTSALDPEMVNEVLDVITDLAREGMTMVVVTHEMGFARRAADRVIFMADGAIVEESTPDEFFSNPRSDRAKDFLGKILNH, encoded by the coding sequence ATGACACATGCGAACGACCCGGTCGCAGCCGGCTCGGCGGCCGACGATCCGGCCCGGCCGGCGGATCGTGCCGCCGGAACCGCCCCCTCGACGACGCCCGCCGCTGCCGACGGGCGTCCGCTCGTTGAGATCCAGGGCGTGAACAAGTGGTACGGCGACCTGCACGTCCTGAAGGACATCAACCTCGACATCCGCAAGGGCGAGGTCGTGGTCATCCTTGGCCCGTCGGGGTCGGGCAAGTCGACGCTGTGCCGCTGCATCAACCGGCTGGAGACGATCCAGGAGGGGTCGATCAAGATCGACGGCGTCCCGCTGCCCGAGGAGGGCAAGGAGCTGGCGAAGCTGCGCGCCGAGGTCGGCATGGTGTTCCAGTCGTTCAACCTCTTCGCCCACAAGTCGATCAAGGAAAACGTCACCCTCGGTCCGCTGAAGGTGCTGAAGAAGTCGAAGAAGGACGCCGATTCCGAGGCGATGAAGCTGCTCGACCGGGTGGGGATCGCCAACCAGGCGGAGAAGATGCCCGCGCAGCTGTCCGGCGGACAGCAGCAGCGCGTCGCGATCGCCCGCTCGCTCGCGATGCGCCCGAAGGTGATGCTGTTCGACGAGCCGACGTCCGCGCTCGACCCGGAGATGGTCAACGAGGTCCTCGACGTCATCACCGACCTGGCGAGGGAGGGCATGACGATGGTCGTGGTCACGCACGAGATGGGCTTCGCCCGCCGCGCGGCCGACCGGGTGATCTTCATGGCCGACGGCGCGATCGTCGAGGAGTCGACCCCGGACGAGTTCTTCAGCAACCCGCGGTCGGACCGCGCCAAGGACTTCCTCGGCAAGATCCTCAACCACTGA
- a CDS encoding glutamate ABC transporter substrate-binding protein yields MRIKIAAVAAVSALALAMTGCGKSDSGGSTPSVESKVSFEAGSTMETLNKAGSVKIGVKFDQPGLGYKDPAKGDTPQGFDIEVAKYVAAKLGIAADKIEWVEAVSANREPFLQNGTVDLVVATYSITDKRKQVVGQAGPYYVTGQQLLVKKNDNSIKGPENLTGKGVCSVDGSTSIKTVQEKYGAAPKPAGTYSECVTALLNGTVDAVTTDGPILLGYAAQHPDDLKVVGEPFSEERYGIGFKKDDKQMCEFLSKTIKDMIDDGSWKKAFNDTLGKGGAKAPEPPKVDACA; encoded by the coding sequence ATGCGTATCAAGATTGCAGCGGTCGCTGCCGTGTCGGCTCTGGCGCTGGCCATGACCGGCTGCGGCAAGAGCGACTCCGGCGGCAGCACGCCGTCGGTCGAGTCGAAGGTCAGCTTCGAGGCCGGCTCCACGATGGAGACGCTCAACAAGGCCGGCTCGGTGAAGATCGGCGTCAAGTTCGACCAGCCCGGCCTGGGCTACAAGGATCCCGCGAAGGGCGATACCCCTCAGGGCTTCGACATCGAGGTCGCGAAGTACGTCGCGGCGAAGCTCGGCATCGCGGCCGACAAGATCGAGTGGGTCGAGGCCGTGTCGGCCAACCGTGAGCCGTTCCTGCAGAACGGCACCGTCGACCTCGTCGTCGCGACGTACTCGATCACCGACAAGCGCAAGCAGGTCGTCGGCCAGGCCGGCCCCTACTACGTGACCGGCCAGCAGCTGCTGGTGAAGAAGAACGACAACTCGATCAAGGGCCCGGAGAACCTGACCGGCAAGGGCGTCTGCTCGGTCGACGGTTCGACGTCGATCAAGACGGTGCAGGAGAAGTACGGCGCCGCGCCGAAGCCGGCCGGCACGTACTCCGAGTGCGTCACCGCGCTGCTGAACGGCACAGTCGACGCGGTCACCACCGACGGCCCGATCCTGCTCGGCTACGCCGCGCAGCACCCCGATGACCTCAAGGTCGTCGGCGAGCCGTTCTCCGAGGAGCGCTACGGCATCGGCTTCAAGAAGGACGACAAGCAGATGTGCGAGTTCCTGAGCAAGACGATCAAGGACATGATCGACGACGGCAGCTGGAAGAAGGCGTTCAACGACACCCTGGGCAAGGGCGGCGCGAAGGCTCCCGAGCCGCCGAAGGTCGACGCCTGCGCATAA